A single genomic interval of Lepidochelys kempii isolate rLepKem1 chromosome 13, rLepKem1.hap2, whole genome shotgun sequence harbors:
- the ZNF217 gene encoding zinc finger protein 217 isoform X1 — protein sequence MPTQPLLVYMDGPDGIASTVGVQMENNDASMLIKGTNTISYKNVQEKFLMQAEGCMPLDCMFCDQTFKHPEELGKHVLTQHRPTLCEPAVLRVEAEYISPLDKCQVRTDLPSPNNNEKDNEEFSCEVCGQTFDEAFDVETHMKKHKDSFTYWCNVCGRRFKEPWFLKNHMRTHTGKPGSRNKLQQGSESPVTINEVVQEHVTESVTSPYKICMVCGFLFLNKENLIEHSKVHTKESASNGESPQVTDGANKGGLAQREEFLQFLNLRPNVTSEKSRSVKPVKWIAELDPFNTYQAWQLATKGKVAVGHGQIKEPGQEGSTDNDDSSSDKEELGEIWNTNKGSQVSQTESTGRSKVNKSSSCPGNGTLSQDKLKHPNVEVPSMEMDPKLSQNKEKPTHCSECGKAFRTYHQLVLHSRVHKRDRRTDTETSATSRTYCADLIVTLHENGVVDRTEGGSEDGSEDGLPDALHLDKNEDGLERAKVKNLGASRECSYCGKYFRSNYYLNIHLRTHTGEKPYKCEFCEYAAAQKTSLRYHLERHHKEKQADITTDVKSDSKVLLQSQGMDLLQATDGAQETKNLKKFIDGAKDAKGCPPVKQQKEILSSFQSILGGPVILTMKNDTRDLKKSAVGNSSNQMNENSDAPYLDKLKAEGKAMESQANDPIDKKERDALVTLEGDDIQLIGALKDINNVEEMRESAEKCKHKHIMGSQEKPLNLSTGTVQECSVISTAKGLLATSTCPFCTYRTFYPEVLMIHQRLMHKYNPDTVNKNGYRNKALAKARRTGCPPALLGKDVLPLSLNPNKSKASLSMQPKQLHTEKTKQCPPLQSKVPVFSTVDPSSSAPSNLKSYKPQSIGAQASSCRQPQQDMYSNPSISSVMDRVKKAEPKAKILNISASQPGVVSSSINCSYDSPLNESAWLSNRGREYLCNRSVGHINLEFGEPSSKRVKPNLLALEHVDSARINYRRYDMSRSRVANRYANLLPQECSHAKPASSVLPTKQGLLNSDEVDSRNVLTILKTYEPYSPGPLYGSFGPSNGQATSSPIEGKRPVSYQHLSNSMLQKRSYESFIGNARFRPNDKKT from the exons ATGCCAACTCAACCCCTTTTAGTATATATGGATGGACCGGATGGGATAGCCAGTACTGTTGGTGTGCAGATGGAGAACAATGATGCCTCAATGCTGATAAAAGGGACCAACACAATTTCTTACAAAAACGTGCAAGAAAAGTTCTTGATGCAAGCAGAAGGGTGTATGCCTTTGGATTGCATGTTTTGTGATCAGACTTTTAAACACCCTGAAGAACTTGGTAAGCATGTCTTAACTCAACATAGACCAACGCTTTGTGAACCAGCAGTTCTGCGTGTCGAAGCAGAGTATATTAGTCCTCTCGATAAATGTCAAGTTAGAACAGACTTGCCATCACCAAACAACAATGAGAAGGACAATGAAGAATTTAGCTGTGAAGTTTGTGGGCAAACGTTTGATGAAGCTTTTGATGTTGAGACTCACATGAAAAAGCATAAGGACTCTTTCACATATTGGTGTAATGTATGTGGAAGAAGATTTAAAGAGCCTTGGTTCCTCAAAAATCACATGAGAACACATACTGGTAAACCTGGTTCAAGAAATAAGCTTCAACAAGGTTCTGAAAGCCCAGTAACAATAAATGAGGTGGTACAGGAGCATGTAACTGAAAGTGTAACATCACCTTACAAAATCTGCATGGTTTGTGGTTTCCTATTTCTCAATAAAGAAAACTTAATTGAGCACAGTAAAGTGCACACCAAAGAGTCGGCATCCAATGGTGAGAGCCCACAAGTCACTGATGGAGCCAATAAAGGAGGACTGGCTCAGAGAGAAGAATTTCTGCAATTTTTGAACTTAAGACCAAATGTGACTTCAGAAAAGAGTAGATCAGTAAAACCTGTGAAATGGATAGCTGAACTGGATCCATTCAATACATATCAAGCATGGCAGCTCGCTACCAAAGGTAAAGTTGCTGTTGGCCATGGACAGATTAAAGAACCAGGGCAAGAAGGAAGTACAGACAATGATGATTCATCATCTGATAAAGAAGAACTTGGTGAAATTTGGAATACAAATAAAGGTAGCCAGGTTAGTCAGACTGAAAGTACTGGGAGGTCAAAAGTAAATAAAAGTAGCAGTTGTCCAGGAAATGGTACCCTGTCCCAAGACAAACTGAAACATCCCAATGTTGAAGTGCCTTCTATGGAGATGGATCCTAAATTGTCACAAAACAAGGAGAAACCAACACACTGCTCAGAGTGTGGCAAAGCCTTTAGAACATACCACCAGCTAGTTCTTCATTCAAGAGTACATAAGAGAGATAGGAGGACTGATACAGAGACTTCAGCCACTTCTAGAACATACTGTGCAGACTTAATTGTAACCCTACATGAAAATGGAGTAGTAGATCGAACAGAGGGAGGCTCTGAAGATGGATCTGAAGATGGACTACCAGACGCCCTTCATTTAG ATAAAAATGAAGATGGCTTGGAAAGAGCAAAAGTTAAAAACCTTGGGGCCTCAAGAGAATGCAGCTATTGTGGAAAATATTTCCGCTCAAATTATTACCTCAATATTCATCTCAGAACTCATACAG GTGAAAAACCATACAAATGTGAATTTTGTGAGTATGCAGCAGCCCAGAAAACATCATTGAGGTATCATTTAGAGAGGCATCACAAGGAGAAGCAGGCTGATATCACAACAGATGTGAAAAGTGACAGCAAAGTTTTGTTACAGAGTCAGGGGATGGACCTCCTGCAAGCCACTGATGGTGCTCAAGAAACCAAAAACTTGAAAAAGTTTATTGATGGTGCCAAAGATGCAAAGGGCTGCCCACCTGTAAAGCAACAAAAAGAGATATTGTCTTCCTTTCAGAGCATATTGGGTGGTCCAGTCATCTTGACCATGAAAAATGATACTCGGGACTTAAAGAAGAGTGCAGTTGGTAATAGCTCAAATCAAATGAATGAGAACTCAGACGCTCCTTACCTGGATAAGCTAAAAGCAGAGGGAAAAGCAATGGAATCTCAGGCAAATGATCCCATtgataaaaaagagagagatgcttTAGTGACATTGGAGGGAGATGATATCCAGTTGATTGGTGCCTTAAAGGACATAAATAATGTGGAAGAAATGAGAGAGAGTGCCGAAAAATGCAAACACAAGCATATAATGGGTTCTCAAGAAAAGCCGTTAAATTTATCTACTGGGACAGTGCAAGAATGTTCAGTGATCTCAACTGCTAAAGGCTTGTTAGCAACCAGCACCTGCCCATTTTGTACTTATAGAACGTTTTATCCAGAAGTCCTTATGATACACCAGAGGTTGATGCATAAATACAATCCCGACACTGTTAACAAAAATGGTTACAGAAACAAGGCTTTGGCTAAAGCCAGGCGTACTGGATGCCCACCAGCTCTTCTTGGTAAAGATGTGCTTCCCCTGTCTCTTAACCCTAATAAAAGCAAGGCTTCCCTATCTATGCAACCAAAACAGTTGCATACAGAGAAGACTAAACAGTGTCCCCCTCTACAGAGCAAAGTCCCTGTTTTTTCTACTGTAGATCCCAGCAGTTCAGCGCCAAGTAACTTGAAGTCTTACAAACCACAAAGCATTGGCGCTCAGGCGAGTAGCTGTCGGCAACCACAGCAAGATATGTACTCAAATCCTAGTATTTCTTCAGTAATGGATAGAGTAAAAAAAGCTGAACCTAAAGCAAAAATTCTAAATATATCAGCTTCTCAACCTGGTGTAGTCAGTAGCAGCATCAATTGCTCCTATGATTCTCCTCTTAATGAATCTGCCTGGCTCAGTAATCGAGGAAGAGAATATCTCTGCAATAGATCTGTGGGTCACATAAACTTAGAATTTGGTGAACCATCTTCTAAAAGAGTGAAACCTAATCTGTTAGCTCTTGAACACGTTGACTCTGCAAGGATTAATTACAGAAGATATGACATGAGCAGATCTCGTGTTGCAAACAGATATGCAAATCTGTTACCTCAGGAATGTTCACATGCCAAACCTGCATCCTCTGTTTTGCCAACCAAACAAGGGCTTCTGAATTCAGATGAAGTTGATTCTCGAAATGTACTAACTATTCTGAAAACCTATGAGCCATATAGCCCTGGACCACTTTATGGTTCTTTTGGACCTAGCAATGGCCAAGCAACCAGCTCTCCAATAGAAG GAAAAAGGCCGGTGTCATACCAACACTTATCTAACAGCATGCTACAAAAGCGAAGTTATGAGAGTTTTATTGGCAATGCACGTTTTCGACCAAATGACAAGAAAACTTGA
- the ZNF217 gene encoding zinc finger protein 217 isoform X2 produces the protein MPTQPLLVYMDGPDGIASTVGVQMENNDASMLIKGTNTISYKNVQEKFLMQAEGCMPLDCMFCDQTFKHPEELGKHVLTQHRPTLCEPAVLRVEAEYISPLDKCQVRTDLPSPNNNEKDNEEFSCEVCGQTFDEAFDVETHMKKHKDSFTYWCNVCGRRFKEPWFLKNHMRTHTGKPGSRNKLQQGSESPVTINEVVQEHVTESVTSPYKICMVCGFLFLNKENLIEHSKVHTKESASNGESPQVTDGANKGGLAQREEFLQFLNLRPNVTSEKSRSVKPVKWIAELDPFNTYQAWQLATKGKVAVGHGQIKEPGQEGSTDNDDSSSDKEELGEIWNTNKGSQVSQTESTGRSKVNKSSSCPGNGTLSQDKLKHPNVEVPSMEMDPKLSQNKEKPTHCSECGKAFRTYHQLVLHSRVHKRDRRTDTETSATSRTYCADLIVTLHENGVVDRTEGGSEDGSEDGLPDALHLGEKPYKCEFCEYAAAQKTSLRYHLERHHKEKQADITTDVKSDSKVLLQSQGMDLLQATDGAQETKNLKKFIDGAKDAKGCPPVKQQKEILSSFQSILGGPVILTMKNDTRDLKKSAVGNSSNQMNENSDAPYLDKLKAEGKAMESQANDPIDKKERDALVTLEGDDIQLIGALKDINNVEEMRESAEKCKHKHIMGSQEKPLNLSTGTVQECSVISTAKGLLATSTCPFCTYRTFYPEVLMIHQRLMHKYNPDTVNKNGYRNKALAKARRTGCPPALLGKDVLPLSLNPNKSKASLSMQPKQLHTEKTKQCPPLQSKVPVFSTVDPSSSAPSNLKSYKPQSIGAQASSCRQPQQDMYSNPSISSVMDRVKKAEPKAKILNISASQPGVVSSSINCSYDSPLNESAWLSNRGREYLCNRSVGHINLEFGEPSSKRVKPNLLALEHVDSARINYRRYDMSRSRVANRYANLLPQECSHAKPASSVLPTKQGLLNSDEVDSRNVLTILKTYEPYSPGPLYGSFGPSNGQATSSPIEGKRPVSYQHLSNSMLQKRSYESFIGNARFRPNDKKT, from the exons ATGCCAACTCAACCCCTTTTAGTATATATGGATGGACCGGATGGGATAGCCAGTACTGTTGGTGTGCAGATGGAGAACAATGATGCCTCAATGCTGATAAAAGGGACCAACACAATTTCTTACAAAAACGTGCAAGAAAAGTTCTTGATGCAAGCAGAAGGGTGTATGCCTTTGGATTGCATGTTTTGTGATCAGACTTTTAAACACCCTGAAGAACTTGGTAAGCATGTCTTAACTCAACATAGACCAACGCTTTGTGAACCAGCAGTTCTGCGTGTCGAAGCAGAGTATATTAGTCCTCTCGATAAATGTCAAGTTAGAACAGACTTGCCATCACCAAACAACAATGAGAAGGACAATGAAGAATTTAGCTGTGAAGTTTGTGGGCAAACGTTTGATGAAGCTTTTGATGTTGAGACTCACATGAAAAAGCATAAGGACTCTTTCACATATTGGTGTAATGTATGTGGAAGAAGATTTAAAGAGCCTTGGTTCCTCAAAAATCACATGAGAACACATACTGGTAAACCTGGTTCAAGAAATAAGCTTCAACAAGGTTCTGAAAGCCCAGTAACAATAAATGAGGTGGTACAGGAGCATGTAACTGAAAGTGTAACATCACCTTACAAAATCTGCATGGTTTGTGGTTTCCTATTTCTCAATAAAGAAAACTTAATTGAGCACAGTAAAGTGCACACCAAAGAGTCGGCATCCAATGGTGAGAGCCCACAAGTCACTGATGGAGCCAATAAAGGAGGACTGGCTCAGAGAGAAGAATTTCTGCAATTTTTGAACTTAAGACCAAATGTGACTTCAGAAAAGAGTAGATCAGTAAAACCTGTGAAATGGATAGCTGAACTGGATCCATTCAATACATATCAAGCATGGCAGCTCGCTACCAAAGGTAAAGTTGCTGTTGGCCATGGACAGATTAAAGAACCAGGGCAAGAAGGAAGTACAGACAATGATGATTCATCATCTGATAAAGAAGAACTTGGTGAAATTTGGAATACAAATAAAGGTAGCCAGGTTAGTCAGACTGAAAGTACTGGGAGGTCAAAAGTAAATAAAAGTAGCAGTTGTCCAGGAAATGGTACCCTGTCCCAAGACAAACTGAAACATCCCAATGTTGAAGTGCCTTCTATGGAGATGGATCCTAAATTGTCACAAAACAAGGAGAAACCAACACACTGCTCAGAGTGTGGCAAAGCCTTTAGAACATACCACCAGCTAGTTCTTCATTCAAGAGTACATAAGAGAGATAGGAGGACTGATACAGAGACTTCAGCCACTTCTAGAACATACTGTGCAGACTTAATTGTAACCCTACATGAAAATGGAGTAGTAGATCGAACAGAGGGAGGCTCTGAAGATGGATCTGAAGATGGACTACCAGACGCCCTTCATTTAG GTGAAAAACCATACAAATGTGAATTTTGTGAGTATGCAGCAGCCCAGAAAACATCATTGAGGTATCATTTAGAGAGGCATCACAAGGAGAAGCAGGCTGATATCACAACAGATGTGAAAAGTGACAGCAAAGTTTTGTTACAGAGTCAGGGGATGGACCTCCTGCAAGCCACTGATGGTGCTCAAGAAACCAAAAACTTGAAAAAGTTTATTGATGGTGCCAAAGATGCAAAGGGCTGCCCACCTGTAAAGCAACAAAAAGAGATATTGTCTTCCTTTCAGAGCATATTGGGTGGTCCAGTCATCTTGACCATGAAAAATGATACTCGGGACTTAAAGAAGAGTGCAGTTGGTAATAGCTCAAATCAAATGAATGAGAACTCAGACGCTCCTTACCTGGATAAGCTAAAAGCAGAGGGAAAAGCAATGGAATCTCAGGCAAATGATCCCATtgataaaaaagagagagatgcttTAGTGACATTGGAGGGAGATGATATCCAGTTGATTGGTGCCTTAAAGGACATAAATAATGTGGAAGAAATGAGAGAGAGTGCCGAAAAATGCAAACACAAGCATATAATGGGTTCTCAAGAAAAGCCGTTAAATTTATCTACTGGGACAGTGCAAGAATGTTCAGTGATCTCAACTGCTAAAGGCTTGTTAGCAACCAGCACCTGCCCATTTTGTACTTATAGAACGTTTTATCCAGAAGTCCTTATGATACACCAGAGGTTGATGCATAAATACAATCCCGACACTGTTAACAAAAATGGTTACAGAAACAAGGCTTTGGCTAAAGCCAGGCGTACTGGATGCCCACCAGCTCTTCTTGGTAAAGATGTGCTTCCCCTGTCTCTTAACCCTAATAAAAGCAAGGCTTCCCTATCTATGCAACCAAAACAGTTGCATACAGAGAAGACTAAACAGTGTCCCCCTCTACAGAGCAAAGTCCCTGTTTTTTCTACTGTAGATCCCAGCAGTTCAGCGCCAAGTAACTTGAAGTCTTACAAACCACAAAGCATTGGCGCTCAGGCGAGTAGCTGTCGGCAACCACAGCAAGATATGTACTCAAATCCTAGTATTTCTTCAGTAATGGATAGAGTAAAAAAAGCTGAACCTAAAGCAAAAATTCTAAATATATCAGCTTCTCAACCTGGTGTAGTCAGTAGCAGCATCAATTGCTCCTATGATTCTCCTCTTAATGAATCTGCCTGGCTCAGTAATCGAGGAAGAGAATATCTCTGCAATAGATCTGTGGGTCACATAAACTTAGAATTTGGTGAACCATCTTCTAAAAGAGTGAAACCTAATCTGTTAGCTCTTGAACACGTTGACTCTGCAAGGATTAATTACAGAAGATATGACATGAGCAGATCTCGTGTTGCAAACAGATATGCAAATCTGTTACCTCAGGAATGTTCACATGCCAAACCTGCATCCTCTGTTTTGCCAACCAAACAAGGGCTTCTGAATTCAGATGAAGTTGATTCTCGAAATGTACTAACTATTCTGAAAACCTATGAGCCATATAGCCCTGGACCACTTTATGGTTCTTTTGGACCTAGCAATGGCCAAGCAACCAGCTCTCCAATAGAAG GAAAAAGGCCGGTGTCATACCAACACTTATCTAACAGCATGCTACAAAAGCGAAGTTATGAGAGTTTTATTGGCAATGCACGTTTTCGACCAAATGACAAGAAAACTTGA